A portion of the Leptospira inadai serovar Lyme str. 10 genome contains these proteins:
- a CDS encoding enoyl-CoA hydratase/isomerase family protein: protein MALVEAETVELSADSRIEILYLNNPETKNSMTREMGLEFKAHIERLKKSPPRSVVITGKNGIFSAGGNFELLKSFAEKDFETNKKEMFEFYNLFLSVRDLQVPIICAANGHAVGAGLSITFACDIRIFAIEGKYQFNFVKLGIHPGMGSSYLVRELFGTSLSNRLLFLAETLNGEECLKLGISYDAVPKDEVLKRATEIAISLSESAPLALSELKKNTYNREALNAALHLEAESQASNFLSKDFRETIRSLEEKRKPIFRGF, encoded by the coding sequence ATGGCGTTGGTCGAAGCGGAAACGGTGGAATTATCCGCCGATTCTAGAATAGAAATCCTTTATCTAAATAATCCGGAAACGAAGAATTCCATGACCCGCGAAATGGGTCTCGAATTTAAGGCTCATATCGAAAGATTGAAAAAAAGTCCGCCCCGATCCGTCGTGATAACCGGGAAAAACGGAATTTTTTCGGCCGGAGGAAACTTCGAATTACTGAAGTCGTTCGCGGAAAAGGATTTTGAAACGAACAAGAAAGAAATGTTCGAATTTTATAATCTTTTTCTATCCGTCCGCGACCTACAAGTTCCGATAATCTGTGCCGCTAACGGACATGCGGTTGGAGCCGGCCTTTCCATCACGTTTGCCTGCGATATCCGGATCTTTGCTATCGAAGGGAAATACCAATTCAATTTCGTGAAATTGGGAATTCATCCTGGAATGGGCTCTAGCTATCTCGTAAGGGAATTATTCGGGACCTCATTGTCCAATCGGCTCCTCTTTCTGGCAGAAACCTTAAACGGCGAAGAATGTTTAAAATTGGGAATTTCCTACGACGCCGTTCCTAAAGACGAAGTACTGAAACGGGCCACCGAGATCGCAATTTCATTAAGCGAAAGCGCACCTTTAGCCTTGTCTGAGTTGAAAAAAAACACGTATAATCGGGAAGCCTTAAACGCTGCCCTGCATTTGGAAGCGGAATCTCAGGCTAGTAATTTTCTCTCCAAGGATTTTAGAGAAACGATCAGATCTCTGGAAGAAAAAAGAAAACCGATTTTTAGGGGATTTTGA
- a CDS encoding putative Ig domain-containing protein, with the protein MRKTDIFSLLLFLLFTQNVSCLGQDAAALLCGAGKVPPCIKNSSPDNLWPLLLGMNLAGSGGGVGISGSGGSSAPITFGSITPLLSGNPFSATPTISGITVANCTVSPTLPPGLSLNPITCSISGTPTAGSPSTTYTLNASDGNGGTATGTVTFRVASTSAIQVFGQAGSFTTGTVNNGGISPDSLNYPYGGIAFDSSGGMYLSDQSNHRVLYYPTNSTTATRVYGQGGSFTTGTANKGGISANSLNVPYALVLDSSNGLYVADTNNNRVLYFPSGTTTATRVYGQGGSFTAGAANNGGTSASSFWSPQGLALDSSNGLYVADSRNNRVLYFPSGTTTATRVYGQGGSFTINNYYLGGTSANTLSNASDLDLDSSSGLYVVDSNANRVLYYPPGSTTATRVYGQGGSFTTAVYNNGGTSANSLASPEFLRADPYSGGLYICDGNNHRVLYFPSASTTATRVYGQAGSFATTVSNNGGISANSLSCTSGAGVSPSGGLFILDGCNSRVLGY; encoded by the coding sequence ATGAGAAAAACGGATATTTTCTCGCTTCTTTTATTTCTTCTATTTACCCAGAACGTTAGCTGCCTTGGGCAAGATGCGGCTGCTTTATTGTGCGGAGCAGGTAAAGTGCCCCCCTGCATAAAGAATTCAAGTCCGGACAATCTATGGCCTCTTCTTTTAGGCATGAACTTGGCAGGAAGCGGCGGCGGTGTAGGCATTAGCGGCAGTGGCGGTAGCTCCGCACCAATTACATTCGGCTCAATCACTCCTCTGCTATCCGGAAATCCCTTTAGCGCAACCCCCACGATCAGCGGAATTACCGTCGCGAACTGTACAGTCAGTCCGACTCTGCCTCCAGGGTTGTCCTTAAATCCTATTACCTGTTCGATCTCCGGAACGCCAACGGCGGGCTCACCAAGTACCACATACACTCTTAACGCGTCGGACGGGAATGGCGGAACGGCTACCGGGACTGTTACGTTTCGGGTCGCTTCTACTTCTGCCATACAAGTATTCGGACAAGCCGGGAGCTTTACTACAGGTACCGTGAATAATGGCGGAATTTCACCAGATAGTCTGAATTATCCTTATGGTGGTATAGCTTTCGATTCCTCCGGCGGAATGTATTTAAGCGATCAGAGTAATCATCGAGTGTTATATTATCCGACAAATAGCACCACCGCAACCCGGGTGTACGGCCAAGGCGGGAGTTTTACTACAGGCACCGCAAACAAAGGAGGAATTTCCGCAAACAGTCTAAACGTACCGTATGCATTGGTATTAGATTCCTCTAATGGATTGTATGTAGCTGATACGAATAATAATCGTGTTCTATACTTTCCGTCCGGCACAACGACCGCGACGAGAGTATACGGGCAAGGCGGGAGTTTTACCGCAGGCGCCGCAAATAACGGCGGAACTTCTGCAAGTAGTTTTTGGTCGCCACAGGGTTTGGCATTAGATTCTTCTAATGGACTGTATGTAGCCGACTCTCGAAATAATCGTGTTCTATACTTTCCATCCGGCACAACGACTGCAACGAGAGTATACGGGCAAGGCGGGAGTTTTACCATAAACAACTACTATTTAGGCGGGACTTCTGCAAATACCTTAAGCAACGCATCGGATCTAGACTTGGATTCTTCCAGCGGTTTGTATGTTGTTGATTCTAACGCAAACAGGGTTCTTTACTATCCTCCTGGAAGCACGACTGCAACGAGAGTCTATGGACAAGGGGGAAGTTTCACGACTGCAGTATATAATAACGGCGGAACTTCAGCGAATAGTTTAGCGAGTCCAGAATTCCTTAGGGCCGATCCGTACTCCGGAGGGTTGTATATTTGCGATGGCAATAACCATAGGGTTCTTTACTTTCCGTCGGCAAGCACGACTGCAACGAGAGTCTATGGACAAGCAGGAAGTTTCGCGACTACAGTAAGCAATAACGGCGGAATTTCAGCTAATAGCTTGAGCTGCACCTCCGGGGCAGGCGTAAGCCCTTCCGGAGGCTTGTTCATCCTAGACGGTTGTAATAGCAGGGTTTTGGGGTACTGA
- a CDS encoding putative glycoside hydrolase — protein sequence MRKPFSVLLLFILISCPLCAEFTLPFPENPKTKEGPVRVLREKSAEPIRSQYRTIEKEKPITPKVASKETKIDSTLASSEPKVLRKPRVLRRNGENGIHPPKFYRGIYIHNSLISNKSNRKKWETVLAEAAEAGVNVLVIDLQSATPPAEEIRRIKELGFYPIGRLVNFDGGLKTEFPTQARLNSILSYVGKACAAGFPEIQLDYIRYADDPEIKVPIKKKYQNIGSIIGKIRGEANKCEDLPYLGADIFGRIPFNKDDLIGQKVEVFSQLVDVLYPMLYPSHFYGQPERISNPYKTIYDGLTNAKKRALPETRVVGYIQGFTMKIAHSKKTLKDYVKAQIEASVDSKSDGFVVWNAWSDYKETFKAIRESVKEGKLDLSE from the coding sequence GTGCGCAAACCGTTTTCTGTTCTGCTTTTATTCATTTTGATATCCTGTCCGTTATGTGCGGAGTTCACTCTACCGTTTCCCGAAAATCCAAAGACCAAGGAAGGTCCGGTCCGAGTTCTTCGGGAAAAAAGCGCCGAACCTATCCGGTCCCAATATCGGACTATCGAAAAGGAAAAGCCGATCACTCCCAAGGTAGCGAGTAAGGAAACTAAGATCGATTCGACTCTCGCTTCCTCGGAACCTAAGGTTCTGCGAAAACCGAGAGTTCTGAGGCGAAACGGCGAGAACGGCATTCATCCGCCTAAGTTTTATCGAGGAATTTATATTCATAACTCGCTTATCTCGAATAAATCCAATCGAAAGAAATGGGAAACTGTCTTAGCGGAAGCCGCCGAAGCCGGCGTGAATGTACTTGTCATCGACCTTCAATCCGCGACTCCTCCTGCGGAAGAAATTCGACGAATTAAAGAACTCGGATTCTACCCGATCGGTCGCTTAGTAAACTTCGACGGCGGATTAAAAACGGAGTTTCCGACTCAGGCCAGATTAAATTCGATCTTATCTTATGTCGGCAAAGCCTGCGCGGCGGGATTTCCGGAAATTCAACTGGATTATATTCGGTACGCGGACGATCCGGAGATCAAGGTTCCGATCAAAAAGAAATATCAAAATATCGGATCGATTATCGGAAAGATTCGCGGCGAGGCGAATAAATGCGAGGATTTGCCGTATCTTGGCGCGGATATATTCGGTCGAATTCCATTCAATAAAGATGATTTAATCGGCCAGAAGGTGGAAGTCTTTTCCCAGTTAGTGGACGTCTTGTATCCTATGCTGTATCCTTCCCATTTTTACGGACAACCCGAGCGGATTTCCAATCCTTACAAAACCATCTACGACGGATTGACGAATGCAAAAAAAAGAGCCCTGCCCGAAACGAGGGTCGTCGGTTACATACAAGGATTTACGATGAAAATCGCTCATTCTAAAAAAACGTTAAAGGATTACGTTAAAGCTCAAATCGAAGCTAGCGTGGATAGTAAGAGCGACGGATTCGTCGTTTGGAACGCGTGGAGCGATTACAAAGAGACTTTCAAAGCGATTCGAGAATCCGTAAAAGAAGGAAAATTGGACCTCTCCGAATAA
- a CDS encoding TetR/AcrR family transcriptional regulator: protein MEKNETQREILQLAADYASLHGLNDLTIGKLAAAARMSKAGLHGSVGSKLDLQMSTIQFAAEIFTREVIQPIANIDSGYKRVIAFCENWLSYVDRKVFPGGCFFGRVSFEGASLPEKIDAEIKRSIRTFQQFLKRELKKSKLSPVKSSELSDQLLALVISYNWAVHALGQPSAANHVRTLLFQKLEDLKDLDRMPGRK from the coding sequence ATGGAAAAGAATGAAACTCAGCGTGAAATCCTTCAGTTGGCTGCCGATTATGCATCATTGCACGGACTGAATGACCTTACGATCGGGAAGTTGGCGGCAGCCGCTCGGATGAGCAAAGCAGGTCTTCACGGTTCTGTCGGATCAAAATTGGATCTCCAAATGAGTACGATTCAATTTGCTGCCGAGATTTTCACTCGGGAAGTCATCCAGCCTATCGCGAATATCGATTCGGGTTATAAGAGGGTGATCGCCTTTTGCGAAAATTGGTTGAGTTACGTTGATCGAAAGGTTTTTCCGGGAGGATGTTTTTTCGGCCGGGTATCCTTTGAGGGGGCTTCGCTACCCGAGAAAATCGACGCGGAAATCAAACGTTCGATTCGGACGTTCCAACAATTTCTGAAACGTGAATTAAAGAAATCGAAACTTTCGCCGGTCAAGTCGTCCGAGTTATCCGATCAGCTTTTGGCTTTGGTTATAAGTTATAATTGGGCAGTTCATGCACTCGGCCAGCCGTCGGCAGCAAATCATGTAAGGACCTTACTATTTCAAAAACTAGAAGACTTAAAGGATCTAGACAGGATGCCGGGTCGTAAATAG
- a CDS encoding serine hydrolase domain-containing protein: MKNTKKNLSLLIITSIYLSCSAYNPIRIATGAASKYVCSGVFISNLDPDRVYEETLRAATGMGLVDWALRYRVDQIRKEVTANFAGGSESRSRYREGMGCLLANDIPENISAKKITLPNSPATLSETAWPELVEPATAGLGLALDRAFEESSDTPHRWTRAVVIIHNGKLIAERYAPGYSIRSVFPGNSLTKSTINAIAGILVKQGKLSVESPVRISAWQKSEDPRSKITTDQLLRMSSGLPLDEPSFRLWFTESDMDSYAQSFSLEQDPGTKWNYSNAGYQILSRIVRDSTGRDAQTFMEFVHRELFAPLGIKNATLTFDSSDIPVGSNGMFASARDWALLGMLYLNDGFVGRKRILPDGWVKYSTMQTLDTGYGAGFWLNVTDSKIPQFGIRWGMPHAPKDTFFGRGHLGQYIVIIPSKKLVIVRLGVSHGRGGEIESVGQLVSDVIADLEK, encoded by the coding sequence ATGAAAAACACTAAAAAGAATCTATCTCTTCTCATTATAACCTCCATCTATCTATCCTGTTCCGCCTACAATCCGATTCGCATCGCAACGGGAGCAGCAAGTAAATACGTTTGTTCCGGTGTTTTTATTTCTAACTTAGATCCCGATCGGGTATATGAAGAAACATTAAGGGCGGCGACCGGAATGGGACTTGTGGATTGGGCTCTTCGATATCGCGTCGATCAAATACGGAAAGAAGTTACGGCAAATTTTGCCGGCGGTTCCGAAAGCAGGTCTAGATATCGTGAAGGAATGGGTTGTCTTCTCGCAAACGATATTCCGGAAAATATTTCCGCAAAAAAGATCACTCTTCCGAACTCCCCGGCAACGTTATCGGAAACCGCATGGCCGGAATTAGTGGAACCGGCTACGGCAGGACTCGGACTAGCTTTGGATCGCGCATTCGAAGAATCTTCGGACACACCGCATAGATGGACTCGTGCAGTAGTAATAATTCATAACGGAAAGTTAATCGCGGAGCGCTATGCTCCGGGTTACTCGATACGTAGCGTATTCCCCGGCAATTCCTTAACAAAATCGACAATAAATGCAATCGCAGGTATTCTAGTTAAACAGGGAAAGCTTTCTGTTGAAAGTCCGGTTAGAATTTCCGCTTGGCAAAAATCCGAAGATCCGCGGTCTAAAATTACGACGGATCAACTTCTGAGAATGTCGAGCGGACTGCCCCTCGACGAACCGTCTTTTCGATTATGGTTTACGGAATCCGATATGGATTCGTATGCTCAAAGCTTTTCCCTCGAGCAAGATCCCGGCACGAAATGGAATTACAGCAATGCCGGTTATCAAATTCTCTCTCGAATAGTCCGAGATTCTACCGGCCGCGATGCTCAGACTTTTATGGAATTCGTTCATCGGGAATTATTCGCCCCCCTTGGAATAAAAAACGCCACCTTGACTTTTGATTCTTCCGACATTCCCGTAGGCTCCAACGGAATGTTTGCTAGTGCGCGAGACTGGGCTCTTCTCGGAATGCTATACTTAAATGACGGTTTCGTAGGCCGTAAACGAATTCTGCCGGACGGCTGGGTGAAATACTCAACGATGCAAACACTCGATACTGGTTACGGCGCCGGATTCTGGCTCAACGTCACAGACAGTAAGATCCCCCAGTTTGGCATTCGATGGGGTATGCCTCATGCGCCTAAAGATACTTTTTTCGGTCGGGGACACCTGGGTCAATATATCGTCATAATTCCATCAAAGAAGCTAGTGATCGTTCGCTTAGGAGTATCTCACGGGAGAGGTGGAGAAATCGAAAGTGTAGGCCAACTCGTATCCGATGTAATAGCGGACTTAGAGAAGTAG
- a CDS encoding PilZ domain-containing protein yields the protein MERRKADRYFSDEISKFKIRAKIDEIGVNGFVYDISELGVGIAAQIQDVNKILTGSAISGFVLSPDERKKFHFEGSIVRKEFILQGEVERLLVGVKFSVKIALPDYLTVLALPVGFMVD from the coding sequence ATGGAGCGTAGGAAAGCAGATCGATATTTTTCTGACGAAATCAGCAAATTCAAAATTCGCGCTAAAATCGACGAGATCGGAGTTAATGGGTTTGTGTACGATATTTCCGAATTAGGAGTCGGCATAGCTGCCCAAATACAGGATGTGAATAAAATATTAACCGGTTCCGCTATTTCCGGATTCGTACTAAGCCCGGACGAAAGAAAAAAATTTCACTTCGAAGGATCGATCGTCAGGAAAGAATTCATTTTACAGGGCGAGGTCGAAAGACTTCTCGTAGGTGTAAAATTTTCGGTCAAAATCGCTTTACCGGATTATTTGACCGTGCTTGCATTGCCCGTGGGATTCATGGTCGATTAA
- a CDS encoding DUF6933 domain-containing protein has product MILLPSAKCLKRFGWTKSLDTITNKEDLVPYQFWAIRNVMIGRTEYLLLFESTTLYTIVLSGIEKKGIEGKILESIREELKLLNVSPDIIISVCDSVEIGKFNSKFLIASINKIEESIYFQFKDTKSIIDLKTLQYACNTFWGKKGEKEYSKPFLRMESLLGRKIPEYREHEILSYERFKSATTIESSYKEFKSLLRDYSVSHNSLRIFFRIFQGIWDAQTNFSLIFPEILRTLNPSLEKGRKLLRILNGMYNNLIITLGKMDSYGVRNDWQGLYELLRNLGDGILRLEKDYKVTTAILMEAGKNILESGDYYHSFKFSKGEAKVMTESDFASLPEEAVPFYVLNLILKDQHLNKNTEEGNLTRKDLFYQCFICAHYLNYRRMVREEIEG; this is encoded by the coding sequence ATGATTCTATTACCTTCAGCAAAGTGTTTAAAACGATTCGGATGGACGAAATCTTTAGATACGATTACGAATAAGGAAGATTTAGTTCCTTACCAGTTTTGGGCAATTCGAAACGTAATGATTGGTCGTACGGAGTATCTTCTTCTTTTCGAGTCCACTACACTATACACCATCGTCCTTTCGGGAATTGAGAAAAAAGGAATCGAAGGAAAAATTCTAGAATCGATTCGCGAAGAACTAAAATTATTAAATGTTTCTCCCGACATTATTATTTCCGTATGCGATTCGGTCGAAATCGGAAAATTCAATAGTAAATTTCTCATAGCCTCAATCAACAAAATCGAAGAAAGTATTTATTTTCAGTTTAAAGATACGAAAAGTATAATCGATCTAAAAACTTTGCAATATGCGTGTAATACGTTTTGGGGAAAAAAAGGCGAAAAAGAATATTCAAAACCATTTCTTAGAATGGAGAGTCTATTAGGGCGAAAAATTCCCGAATACCGCGAACATGAAATACTTAGTTACGAGAGATTTAAGTCCGCCACTACGATCGAATCTTCCTACAAGGAGTTTAAGAGTTTATTGCGTGATTATTCCGTTTCCCACAATTCGCTTCGTATTTTTTTTAGAATTTTTCAAGGAATATGGGACGCTCAAACGAACTTTTCCTTAATTTTTCCGGAAATTCTTCGGACACTAAATCCCTCGCTTGAAAAGGGTCGAAAACTTTTACGTATATTGAACGGCATGTATAACAATCTAATCATTACATTAGGTAAAATGGATTCCTATGGGGTCAGAAATGATTGGCAAGGTCTCTACGAATTATTACGGAACTTGGGTGACGGTATATTACGATTAGAGAAAGATTATAAAGTTACGACAGCGATATTAATGGAAGCCGGGAAAAATATTTTAGAATCCGGAGATTATTATCATTCTTTCAAATTTTCGAAAGGCGAAGCGAAAGTCATGACGGAATCGGATTTTGCTTCTTTACCCGAGGAGGCCGTTCCGTTTTACGTTTTAAACCTTATATTAAAGGATCAACATCTAAACAAAAATACGGAAGAAGGAAATTTGACTCGTAAAGATCTATTTTATCAATGTTTTATATGTGCACATTATTTAAACTATAGGAGGATGGTTCGTGAAGAGATCGAGGGTTAA
- a CDS encoding GDSL-type esterase/lipase family protein has translation MKRSRVKLVLVTIFCTLSIGAQPAPYKLVNPVLIRPFGDSITYGIGFTDDWKCPVYPIGQYLCMPPGQKGGGYRGWMTLLSISGDGIVFTTEGYQSGGSYVQQWLSNTQTHDGYPGWTIEQLTPIANYSSFADITLVHAGTNDMWQILTIKNPTDAQIDQIASTAGANLFTLIDILLKKNQKTHVFAAQIIKVAPPKEGYDTVNKVILKYNNYISNNWYNRPPENRARMTLMDMHHTLQPGPDYSPDGVHPSTLGYMKMACSWIRAIKNMQPNQEDPCSGITTSDVEKN, from the coding sequence GTGAAGAGATCGAGGGTTAAACTTGTTCTTGTTACTATATTTTGCACATTGTCGATTGGGGCCCAACCTGCGCCCTATAAATTAGTGAATCCGGTTCTTATACGTCCCTTCGGGGATTCGATCACCTATGGCATCGGCTTTACCGATGATTGGAAATGTCCGGTCTATCCGATCGGACAATATCTTTGCATGCCTCCGGGGCAAAAGGGCGGCGGATATCGCGGATGGATGACTCTTCTTTCTATTTCAGGAGATGGTATCGTATTTACTACGGAAGGCTATCAAAGCGGCGGGTCTTATGTGCAACAGTGGTTGTCTAATACCCAGACTCATGACGGATATCCCGGCTGGACGATCGAACAACTGACACCGATCGCCAATTATTCCAGCTTTGCCGATATCACTCTAGTACACGCCGGAACGAATGATATGTGGCAAATATTAACGATTAAGAATCCGACGGATGCCCAGATTGACCAGATCGCTTCAACGGCCGGGGCCAATCTTTTTACTTTGATAGATATCTTACTCAAGAAAAATCAAAAGACCCATGTGTTCGCTGCCCAGATCATTAAGGTTGCTCCTCCGAAGGAAGGTTATGATACCGTTAATAAGGTAATCCTTAAGTATAATAATTACATCTCGAATAACTGGTACAACCGACCTCCGGAGAACAGAGCGAGGATGACTCTCATGGACATGCATCATACCTTACAACCGGGTCCCGATTATTCTCCGGACGGCGTACACCCGAGTACGTTAGGTTATATGAAAATGGCATGCTCCTGGATTCGAGCGATCAAAAATATGCAACCCAACCAAGAAGATCCTTGTTCCGGAATAACCACTTCGGATGTGGAAAAAAACTGA
- a CDS encoding hotdog fold thioesterase, giving the protein MVDWEKHFRSLEQMYSQAPINRFFQPRISVSKGFAELTIEIRDDFHHAAGAAHGAVYFKAVDDAAFFAANSLEPDYFVLTSSITLFFLRPIRSGTMIAKGKVVQNSQNLIVAESNLFDTRGKEIGRGIGSFAKSKIRLTPEIGYFAPTDEQK; this is encoded by the coding sequence ATGGTCGACTGGGAGAAGCACTTTCGAAGCTTAGAGCAAATGTACAGTCAGGCCCCGATCAACCGCTTTTTCCAACCTCGGATTTCAGTTTCAAAAGGATTCGCGGAATTAACGATTGAAATTCGCGATGACTTTCATCACGCGGCCGGTGCGGCTCATGGAGCCGTGTATTTTAAGGCCGTCGATGATGCGGCCTTTTTTGCGGCAAATTCTTTAGAACCGGATTACTTCGTCCTGACTTCAAGCATCACTCTTTTCTTTTTAAGGCCGATTCGATCAGGGACGATGATTGCAAAAGGGAAAGTAGTTCAGAACTCTCAAAATTTGATCGTCGCGGAGAGTAATCTATTCGATACTCGAGGTAAGGAAATCGGTAGAGGAATCGGAAGTTTCGCTAAAAGCAAAATTCGGCTTACGCCCGAAATCGGCTATTTTGCGCCGACTGACGAACAGAAGTGA
- a CDS encoding histone deacetylase — protein sequence MNFGYAYDDIFLQHDTGDYHPERPERLEAIMNRLIKTSYFRNLTRISPEKLAEESILPAHDRAHQERFMAIQGKTGGFDGDTPFSPKSFEAALIAAGSGVSLAKKILSEDLDAGIALVRPPGHHAETGRAMGFCLLNNIAITAHYLLNRNIRKVYILDWDVHHGNGTQEIFYDSDKVFFASLHQYPFYPGSGSAREIGSGQGLGFTLNVPLPSHSSNSDYLKEFQEKIIPSILEFEPEFLLISAGFDAHKQDPLGGMSLSTNAFSEFTRSVKEAAFQSGSKIISFLEGGYDLQALAESVEAHVAVLAG from the coding sequence ATGAATTTCGGATACGCATACGACGATATTTTCCTCCAACACGATACCGGAGACTATCACCCCGAACGACCGGAAAGATTAGAAGCCATAATGAATCGATTAATTAAAACTTCTTACTTTAGAAACCTAACGCGTATTTCTCCCGAAAAACTAGCGGAAGAATCGATCCTACCGGCTCATGATAGGGCGCATCAAGAACGATTCATGGCCATCCAAGGAAAGACGGGAGGGTTTGACGGTGATACCCCCTTCTCCCCGAAAAGTTTTGAAGCCGCCCTCATAGCCGCAGGTAGCGGAGTATCACTAGCTAAAAAAATTCTGTCCGAAGACTTGGATGCCGGAATCGCTTTAGTTCGCCCCCCTGGCCATCATGCGGAAACGGGTCGAGCAATGGGTTTTTGTCTGCTGAATAATATCGCCATCACCGCGCATTATCTCTTGAATCGGAACATCCGAAAAGTGTATATCTTAGATTGGGACGTACACCACGGAAATGGAACCCAGGAAATTTTTTATGATTCGGATAAGGTCTTTTTTGCCTCTCTCCACCAATATCCCTTCTATCCCGGCTCCGGATCCGCCAGAGAAATCGGTTCCGGACAGGGACTAGGTTTTACGCTTAACGTTCCTCTGCCGAGTCACTCTTCGAATTCGGATTATCTGAAGGAATTTCAGGAAAAGATAATCCCCTCGATTCTTGAATTCGAGCCGGAATTCCTACTGATTTCGGCAGGCTTTGACGCTCATAAACAAGATCCTCTCGGAGGCATGTCCCTATCTACGAATGCATTTTCCGAATTTACTCGATCGGTTAAGGAAGCGGCATTTCAATCCGGTTCGAAGATAATTTCCTTTCTGGAAGGCGGCTACGATCTCCAGGCATTAGCGGAAAGCGTCGAAGCTCATGTCGCCGTATTAGCCGGTTAA
- a CDS encoding PilZ domain-containing protein — protein MAVGRSDSLQELITILETMFGETIIGSDINLVKHLFYSLKADQREFPFDYEGDKLSAVVEEIGEDTLIFLVPYVQSKGILRAKISFEILNILYQFEVVILQFWEDHVRIKIPSELQAAAFRQNLRVAVDDLFMNYVILYRSLTGGERELGKNLYVEQRFFHLMKEIKKDHPSLKLINVMATDYILGVSRDYEIEFYGPGNDGGFLGRFIKEFNTTVYIPDCSLIMNYIGEGKEEGLENFRSGYLQMIQAEGQAKADAFFRDMQKEEVRNFMISYVVTPVRLFNDVIGHIRVFSTAMDKFSIVLQQALYIQELGEILTYALTKVYIRQENYKTARAATKILDISMNGLLFEIEELRTFNYLKKHNIIKMFVPIAERDLVLRGEVVRFLEISEHRYQLGVNFFDSNPDDMVYLQDYIFSKKLKILSE, from the coding sequence ATGGCTGTAGGTAGATCGGATAGTCTTCAAGAATTGATAACAATCCTAGAAACGATGTTTGGTGAAACGATCATCGGTTCGGATATCAATTTGGTTAAGCATCTATTTTATAGTTTGAAGGCCGATCAGCGCGAATTCCCTTTCGATTACGAAGGAGATAAGCTTAGCGCAGTCGTCGAGGAAATCGGAGAGGACACTTTAATTTTTTTAGTCCCGTATGTACAGTCTAAGGGTATTTTACGGGCGAAAATCAGTTTCGAAATTTTGAATATTCTTTATCAATTCGAAGTGGTAATCCTGCAATTTTGGGAAGATCATGTTCGAATTAAAATCCCGTCCGAATTGCAGGCGGCGGCGTTTAGGCAGAATCTTAGGGTCGCCGTCGACGACTTGTTTATGAACTACGTAATCCTCTATCGTTCGTTAACGGGAGGAGAGCGAGAGCTCGGTAAAAATCTTTACGTGGAGCAAAGGTTCTTTCATCTAATGAAAGAAATTAAAAAAGATCATCCGAGCTTGAAACTGATTAATGTGATGGCTACCGATTATATCTTAGGAGTTTCTCGCGACTATGAGATCGAGTTTTACGGCCCCGGTAACGACGGCGGTTTCTTAGGTAGGTTCATCAAGGAATTCAATACGACGGTCTATATACCGGATTGCTCCTTGATTATGAATTATATCGGAGAAGGGAAGGAAGAGGGCCTGGAAAATTTCCGATCAGGATATCTTCAAATGATTCAAGCCGAAGGGCAGGCAAAAGCGGACGCTTTCTTTCGGGACATGCAAAAGGAAGAAGTTCGTAACTTTATGATTTCGTACGTAGTGACGCCAGTGAGACTCTTTAACGACGTCATCGGTCATATTCGAGTCTTTTCGACCGCAATGGATAAGTTCTCCATCGTGCTTCAACAGGCTTTGTACATTCAGGAACTAGGCGAGATTTTGACCTATGCGCTGACAAAGGTGTATATTCGCCAGGAGAATTATAAGACGGCCAGGGCAGCCACGAAGATTCTTGACATCAGCATGAACGGTCTTCTTTTCGAAATCGAAGAGCTTCGAACCTTTAACTATTTAAAAAAACATAATATTATTAAAATGTTCGTTCCTATCGCGGAAAGGGATCTGGTTCTTCGAGGAGAGGTCGTTCGATTTTTGGAAATCTCGGAACATAGATATCAACTTGGTGTGAATTTTTTCGACTCCAACCCTGACGATATGGTCTATCTTCAGGACTATATCTTTAGCAAGAAATTAAAAATCCTTTCAGAATAG